The DNA region ACGTGAACGCCGCCAGAAAATAGATCGCTTCGAGGACGGAGGTTTTACCCTGCGCATTCTGTCCCACCAACACAACAGCCCGCCGTGGAAGGTCGGTATCCAGGCGGGTGAGACTGCGGAAGTTGGTGAGGGAGAGGTGTTTGAGATGCATGTAGAAGTTGGCGGTTAATCCAGCGGGGTTTCGTCGTCTTCCTGCGGTTTCCACACGCGGACGGCTTTGTCCGTATACAGGACGCCGTGCAGATGGTCGATCTCGTGCTGGAAGATGCGCGCCATCCATCCGCTGACCTTGTGCTTGGCGGGTTGTCCGTGGCGGTTCAGCGCCTTGACCTGAATGGTCTCATGCCGCTCCACTTCGCCGATCAGCCCGGGGATGGAAAGACAGCCTTCCACGCCCATCACTTTCTCCTCGGAGACCTTTACGATCTCGGGGTTGACCAGCACAAAGAGTTTCTTCTTCAATTCCTTCCCCTCGTTCTCTTCTTCGTCTTCGCCTTCGGCATATTCAATGACCGTCAATTGCAGCGGAATGTTCACTTGCGGCGCGGCAAGACCGACGCCCGGCGCATCGCGCATCGTCTCGATCATGTCGTCGATCAGGGTTTGCAGGTCTTTATCGAATTTGGTCACGGGTTTTGCTTTGCGCCGAAGGATCGGTTCGGGCAAATATACGATCTGTCTCAATGCCATCGTTGAAATAGTTCCTTTACGTCAGTATCTCTAGCCTTCCATGCCATCCATGGATTGGTCGTCCATCATATCACCATCCATGCCCTCATCAAATCCAACATCATCCACCAGGTCCTGTCCCGCCGCCTTGCCGAGCCGGGCGATCTCATCTATTTCTTCACCATCCTCCTCGGGGACATTGAACTCATGGCGGTTCTGATGATATGCCACCAGCCAGGACGCCATGCGTTCGCGATCCACATTGGCGGACTCTTCGTTCTTTCTGGCAATGCGCGCCATACGGCGGCGGTTGATATCCGCCTGCACACCGGCGGGGTCGAGCACATCCTGAAAGGATAGTTTCGTTCCGCCGACCACGATATAGACCGTGCCGTAGTTGAACAGATAGCCCATGAGACCGACGCGCTTGTACTCCGTGCTGAGAATGTTCTCGATCTGCGCGGCGCGGCGCTCCTCGGTGCCGAGCGGGGTACGGTCAATATCCATGATCTCTTCAGGCGTGACCTTGAAAATATCATTGCTCCAGTCCACGTATTCCCAGACCATCCAGCCGATGAAGGGCAGCATGAGCACCGGGATGGTGACCAGCAGCGTGTCAGGGCGGAAGCCGCCTGTTTCCAGGAATTCGATCACCTGCCGCTCCGGGTCCCATGCCAGATCCCAGAAGCGCGAGAGCATAAACGCCAGCAGGATCAAAAAGAAGATCAGCGGACGCCCCAACTGCTTCAGCAGCACGATCCAGTGTTTATGGTAAATGACCGTCCCGCCTTCTTCCGTGCGGAGTTTGAACATATTGCTCAATACCACACGGAGCAACCCCTTTTTCTGGACTTCCTTATCTTCAGGGGCGATCACTGGCGCGAGTTCTTCTTCCTCGATCTTTTGCAGGGGCAAGCCCAGCTTTGCGCGGATGGCGTTCTTCATCGCCTCCTTTTGCGCGTTCGAACCACGGGACTTGGTGCGATCCCACAGTTCGCGGATCATGCCCG from Anaerolineales bacterium includes:
- the def gene encoding peptide deformylase; this encodes MALRQIVYLPEPILRRKAKPVTKFDKDLQTLIDDMIETMRDAPGVGLAAPQVNIPLQLTVIEYAEGEDEEENEGKELKKKLFVLVNPEIVKVSEEKVMGVEGCLSIPGLIGEVERHETIQVKALNRHGQPAKHKVSGWMARIFQHEIDHLHGVLYTDKAVRVWKPQEDDETPLD
- a CDS encoding cyclic nucleotide-binding domain-containing protein, which gives rise to MIELKHRAGFLDRIHLFNGLKVEDLEGIAVKLEQRNLPANSVVFKRNDKPDGFYMIYRGKVKVTRPRDQGEDFLAWLTAGDYFGEEALFEKRNRSATITTVEDSVIFFLSRHEFDNLIAKYEILKPNFQVAIKSRKLARATMFKWLGQNEVIYFIARRHMIRLYQVLVAPVLALSLPIALFAWSALVPDDIIPVILGTFFLGAVILWAIWLIVDWSNDYYVVTNQRVVWLERVIGIYDSRQEAPLSTILSVNVETGVVGRVLDYGDVSVRTFVGNIRFDYVDHPNQAAGMIRELWDRTKSRGSNAQKEAMKNAIRAKLGLPLQKIEEEELAPVIAPEDKEVQKKGLLRVVLSNMFKLRTEEGGTVIYHKHWIVLLKQLGRPLIFFLILLAFMLSRFWDLAWDPERQVIEFLETGGFRPDTLLVTIPVLMLPFIGWMVWEYVDWSNDIFKVTPEEIMDIDRTPLGTEERRAAQIENILSTEYKRVGLMGYLFNYGTVYIVVGGTKLSFQDVLDPAGVQADINRRRMARIARKNEESANVDRERMASWLVAYHQNRHEFNVPEEDGEEIDEIARLGKAAGQDLVDDVGFDEGMDGDMMDDQSMDGMEG